The genomic interval AGTGCCATGTTCCCGAAAGCTTGTCCCAATCGAATTCTATAGCCAGTTCCATCCACCGGTGATTGATTGAGAAGAGCAACGACGACCAAGACCTCTACTTTCTCCGCTTCGCCGCACGCATCGCCTCAAGCTCTTTCATCAATGGTCGCCAGTATCGCTGATCGGCCTCACGCTCCAACGCTCGCTCTTTCTCTAATTCTTGCGTCAAAGCGGTGCGGCTCGCAGACATCGTTTCGACGAGCAACGGCCTCGTCTTCATAGCTTCCTGAAGCAAATCGGGATGCTCGGCAGCCACTCGGATTAAAACCTCCGGCGTTCGAGATTCACGAAGCCAGAATCGTACTCGGTCTTCGGTTGGCTCGTCGCGATTCTGATCATAGTGCGCATCGATTAATCTGCGAATCATCGGCCAATCCTTGTCTCGCTGAGTTTTCTTAGCGCGGACCAAGTCTTCGATGCCAAGTAGTTCGTAAATAACTCCATCCGCATCCTCGATTGTAGTTCGCTGTTCCCACAGCGACTCGAAATCGTCGCAACCTCTCATTTTGGTCAATACGTCCAAACGAATTTGAGAGGATTCAGGATGAAAACAACGAAAGTGAATTGCATGCCCACGCTCGAGGTAAGTCCAGTCCTTTGGCGGAACGGCAATACATTTGGCTTCAAGCTCGTCAAGAGCCGAATCTAGCCGATTGAGATTTTCAGTTTCGGCGAGGATTACGATATCGCAATCTCTGCTAAACTCGGCCGCGCCGTAGAACACGCACGCTTGACCGCCCATAAGCAGGTACCGAACCCCGTGGCATGAAAGCGTCGAAAGGACTTTGACTATCGGGTTCGGGATCAAGAGAGCCACCTACCTGGAGATAAAACTGCCACAACTTCTTTGATTCCTCCCAACGCTCCAGAGGCGTTAGGCGATACCATTCCGTCCAAGAATCTTCTTGGTCGCGAGCTTCGTTCAGTCGCTGGAGATGTTGTTCTGGAGACATGCCACCATTCTACGCGAGTCTCGACTCTAAAGGAAGCGAAACCATTTTCTCATTCGGACCAAGAAAACAAACCGCCCCCGTTAGTTTTGCGGGCTGGGGACATCGTGCGTTGGGGACAGACCACCATGTCACGATCATTTGGACAGCAGGAGGATTAACACGCGAATCCTGTGTTGATTGACGATGGGGGCCGTCTGATATCGTTCTTCGTCTGTTCGCAGTCGCGGATGCGACGACAGCATAAAGCATGGGGCGTGAGCCCTTGTCTTTACCCACAAGTCTACCAATCGGCGTGAAACGCGAGGGATTTTCACGTCGTTTTTGTCCGTGTGAGTGATCGCGTGAAACACGATGAAGGTGAATTGGTCGTTGTCAATCGCAAAGATTGCGTTGTGGCCAGGATGATTTGGAAGCTACCAAGAAGCGCCGGCAAGGAGGTGTCGGCCTAGTCACAGATTTTTTTGAGGGAATGGATTGTGATGAAAGTGCTCGACAATGCGCAGTGGGTTGAGGAACATTTCTCCAATTGCGATTTGGGGGACCCTCGACGGAATAAACGATTACAGACCGTCGCTAAAAATATGCTCGACGCTCCGGATCAGTCTTTGTGCAAACAGAACACAAAATGGTCCGATCTGAAGGCCGCGTACGGGTTGTTCAATCGACCCGAAGCGACATTGGATTCGATCGCTTCATCACATTGGAATAAGACTCGCGATACAAAGCCCGGTCGGTATTTGTTAATCAGCGATACAACCGACATCGACCACTTCTCTCACAAGGCGACCACAGGCCTTGGGATGTTGGGCAGTGGCGTCGGTCGCGGGTTTCAATTGCACAATTGCTTGATGTACGATTGTGATAACGAGCAAATTGTCGGCGAAGCGGGGGCAATTCTATTCAAACGAAAACATGTCCCAAAAGATGAAACTCGGACACAACGCCTGAAACGTTATCGCGAAAGCAGCTTGTGGGGAGATCTTGTCGATCGCATCGGGCCTTCCCCGGAGGGTAGCCAGTGGGTCCACGTTTTTGATCGTGGTGGCGATAGCTTCGAAACCATGTGCCATATCGTTAGGACTGGGGATGACTGGGTAATTCGTGCTTCGAGGCTTTCGCGTAAAGTCATCGATAATCGCGGAGAAAAGGTGAGCCTTAGGCAGGCTGTGGGCAATGCAATGCGCGTTGGCACTTATGAATTATCTTTGCGCAGCCGCCCAGGAGTGAAGGCAAGAACGGCAACGATGGAGATACTCGTTGCCGAAGCAACCTTTCCTCGTCCGTCACAGGTGAGCCCGAAGATTCGGAGCTTTGGGATCGAAGAAATCACGATGAATGTGGTGGTTGTACGAGAAGTCAATGCACCAAAGGGAGTCTCATCTATTGAGTGGGTCTTATTGACAAGTCTTCCAGCGGCGACACTGGAAGATGCTTGGCAGGTCGTCTCGGATTATGAAAATCGTTGGCTGATCGAGGAGTACCACAAAGTACTTAAATCCGGATGTAATCTTGAAGGCCACTCGTTGCGTTCGGCGGATCGTCTGGAAGCTCAGATCGCATTGACCAGTGTGATAGGTGTCCGCTTGTTTCAGTTGAAACTTGTTGGACGCAACGACCAGACCGCCAAGGCCAGAAATCGAATTCCGCACGCTTGGCTGCGTTGTCTTGCCGTGTACCGCCCCAAGTTGAAACTCACTAAGCTAACGGTTTACGAATTTTTTCGTCAAGTTGCCAACCTGGGTGGATTCATTGGGCGAAAAAGCGACGGCGAGCCAGGCTGGCACACCATCTGGTACGGATTCCAGAAACTTCAGCTCCTAGTTGCCGGAATGGAACTTGCTGATACAAAAAAGGCGTGACGACTTGTGGGTAAAGACAAGGGCGTGAGCCCCATGGTGTGCCCATGACCGCGACCAAAAAGCCGTGGTGCGGCGACAGATCCGGCATGGCATCACCCAAAATCTGTCGCCGCTTCGCGGCTTGTCTGGAATCGTTGCGAAACGAGACCTGGGACTGACGTCTCAGGCTTTATGCTTCCGCCGCCTCCGCGGCTTATGGTCGTTTGCTGGTCTTTGAGGTCTTCATGGGCAAAGCAGCAATGGGCCCTGCAGTGGCGATGCCTGTCCGCCGCGCAAGGATTGCCGCCAACCGATTGGGGAAGTTTGCTATTTTTCATTCCCATTGCCCACTCTGTCATGCATAGCATGACCTACTGAGCGGCGGATCTGACTGGAAAACAGAAGTCCAGGCCAGAAGGGCTGCGGACTGGGCACGGTGAGTGGTGCAGCGCATGAAAATGGGACCCACGTCGCGACGGCGTGAGTCCCATTCGTATGAAAGAGTGCGGATGAGAGGATTTGAACCTCCACGTCCTTATCGGACACTAGAACCTGAATCTAGCGCGTCTGCCAGTTCCGCCACATCCGCTTGGTTCTTTGATTCAGACGGTCGAGAAAACCGGCGAGTTCGGGGAAATCGCCAAAGTGCCTGCCGCTGAATTTGAGTCGAGAGCGTATCGGCTCGATTTTTGAATGGCAAGATGGCCTGACTGTTTTTCCGCAAGTTGTTTGGACTGATCCGGAGGAATGATACGGTTGTTGGGGATGTCGCTGGTGTTGGGCGATCAGTGATGGGCAGCCAGGGGTATGTCAGCCTGGAAAGGCTGACGTACGGGGTGTCGCCGTAGGCTGTGCCTTGTTGTGGCGGGTGGTTGTATCAGCCAAACTGGAGGGAAATGAATTTAGCCATGGGCTGCTGCTGGAGAGACTTGTGGAACTGCACTGTTTGGGAACAGCCGGGTATCACCCGAACGAGACTCGCCACACGAGCTGTTATTTCTTGCCAGCCGATGGGATCGTGCTGGACGCCGGCAGCGGCTTCTTTCGCCTGCCGGAATTGATCCAGACCGATTCCCTGGATGTCCTGTTGTCGCATTGCCATCTGGATCATGTCTTTGGACTGACTTTTTTGCTGGACGTGCTTTATCAGCGACCGGTTCAGAACGTTCGAATTTGGGGGGAATCAGAGAAACTGGCTGCGGTCCGCGAGCACCTCTTCTCAGAATTAGTCTTTCCTGTTCCCTTGGCGGCCCACTGGCACCCCATTGATGAAACACCTCAGTTTCACGTCGGGGAGGTCATGGTGAGCTGGCGGGCTCAGGATCACCCTGGCGGTTCCGTCGGCTACCGACTGGATTGGCCGGGGGAGCCAGTTCGAGATCCGGGTAAGGAACCAAGTAGCGGCCCGCGGCGGATGCTGTATTTGACCGATACGGTGGGTGCGACCGATGCGGAATTCGTCAGCTGGGCGTCGGGAGCCGACTTGATGCTGCATGAGTGCAATTTCCGCGATTCCAGCCAAGAGTTGGCGAAAAAAACGGGGCACAGCTTTGCTTCGCGAGTAGGGGAAGTAGCGAGATTGACGAGGCCGAAAAAACTGCTTGTGGGGCACGTCAATCCGTTGGACCCGACACCGGAAACGATGCTCGGTGAAATCGCCAGCGGGTTCGCCGGCGAGATCGAGATGGCCCATGACAAACGGTGCGTAAAGTTCTGAGTGTGTCGGCGATTTGCGAGAGCGATTCGGGGTCAAAGACGGTTGGACGGGGGAATGCCATTCAAGGATTTAGAGGGCGAACCCGCGGGTGGGTCGGCGAGTCTGAAAGGGGCAGGTCGGATCGCAGGTTGTTTTTCGTCGATTTTGGGTATGAATGCCGCCAAACTCGTCTTGTTCCTGCGGGCGAGGTCGCTACACTCTGCCGTTCCGAACTGCTGCCGATCCGGACGGATCGCTTGCGGTCAGGTGAAGCAAACGCAGTAGAAGATAATGAACTAGAAGCCAGTGTAGCTCAGTTGGTAGAGCAGCTGATTTGTAATCAGCCGGTCGTGGGTTCGAGTCCCTCCGCTGGCTCTCCGCTGACCGCGGGTGCTAGTTTTGCTGCGGAGTCCTGATCGCAGGTCCAACGTCTAGATGTTGGCAAAAGCGTTGCCCCAAAAGACGGCGAATTTCTCAGCCAGACATGGCTGTGAAAATCAGAGTGCTTTACGGCGAGCTGATCATCAGGCATGCTTTATCGGAGAACGATTGAGCGAAGCAGGACGATGTTTCACCACGAGCATTTTTCCTGGGATTCTTGGTTTACAGAAAAAACGTAAGCGGGTTTTCTGGAGATCGGGGATGAGACGACCGATCGAAGACACAATTGATGTGATGGGGGTTTGCCCGAGTGGTTAAAGGGGGCGGACTGTAAATCCGCTGGCTATGCCTACATAGGTTCGAATCCTATAGCCCCCACTAAGAGAGAGAGTTTCGGCGCACGCTTTAGTGGCTGCGTCACGCGGGTGTAGCACAATGGTAGTGCAGCAGCCTTCCAAGCTGAATACGAGGGTTCGATTCCCTTCACCCGCTTTTCATTGGCGTTTTTGGTGTTTGCGGCACGTCGCGAGCTTGATCCTACGGGCGTATCCCTGAGGGAACGCGTTGGCTGAAGACGCTGGCAGCCGAGTCGCTGCTGTAGCTCAGTGGTAGAGCACTTCCTTGGTAAGGAAGAGGTCATGGGTTCAAGTCCCATCAGCAGCTTTGTTTTCGGTTCTCAACTGCGGTGCCGAAGTCCGCTGAATTCCATGGTTTGATTCCATGGTTTGATTCAGTGGAGCGAGCGATGGAGGCACGTGGTTCCGACCCACCGATCTCTCGGTGAAGCGGTTCATCGAGAGTGGTGTCTGCGGCCGCTGGGTTAGAGCGAGAGATTCTGCCGAGATCTGCACGATGGGGCATTGCGTGAGAACTCGGTTGCGGTGAGAATTCTCGCCCTGCTGACCGCTTTTTTGCGAATCAGCAATTGCAAGCCAACGCGGTTTGCGAGACAACTACGGCTGGATGGTGCGGGTGAAGAACCACACCACTGACCGGGCGTCAAACGCTCGGCAAAATGACGGTGACGCGACTCGATGTAGGGTCGCAGAAAAACAATCCCTTTCTTGTTTGTTGAACGAGTTTGGCGATGCGGCTGAGGTGCTAGCGAGCTCCCGTGGGTGTGAACGCGGTCGCTGACATTTTGGGCCGAGCTGAGGCGTATCCTTGGCGCGGTAGTGGCATTGCTGGATGCAAGTGAGTTTGAAATGGCTAAGGCACAATTTGAACGGACCAAGCCTCACGTAAACGTGGGCACCATTGGCCACATTGACCACGGAAAAACGACGACCACAGGCGCGATCCTGGCCGTCCAGGCTGCCAAAGGTTTGGCAAAGGCCAAAGGCTACGCCGATATCGCCAAGGGCGGTACGGTTCGTGACGCTACGAAGACCGTGACGATCGCTGTGGCTCACGTCGAGTACGAAACCCCCAACCGTCACTACGCCCACATCGACTGCCCGGGCCACGCTGACTTTGTGAAGAACATGATCACCGGTGCCGCCCAGATGGACGGTGCAATTTTGGTGGTCTCCGCTGCGGACGGACCGATGCCGCAGACGAAGGAACACGTTTTGTTGGCTCGTCAGGTCGGCGTGCCTTATATCGTGGTTTACCTGAACAAGTGCGACTTGGTCGACGACGAAGAGCTGCTGGAACTGGTCGAGCTGGAAGCACGCGAATTGCTGAGCAAGTACGACTTCCCGGGCGACGATGTCCCCGTGATTCGTGGCTCGTCGTTGCCCGCGTACAACAACCCAGCGGACCCAGAAGCCAGCAAGTGCATCACCGAGTTGATGGAAGCTCTGGACGAGTACATTCCTGAGCCGACCCGTGAAGACGACAAGCCTTTCTTGATGGCCATCGAAGACGTTTTCTCGATCGAAGGTCGAGGAACGGTTGCGACCGGTCGTATCGAGCGTGGCGTGGTCAAGGTCGGCGAAGAAGTCGAGATCATCGGCTTGTCCGCTGCTCCCGTGAAA from Stieleria varia carries:
- the tuf gene encoding elongation factor Tu, with the translated sequence MAKAQFERTKPHVNVGTIGHIDHGKTTTTGAILAVQAAKGLAKAKGYADIAKGGTVRDATKTVTIAVAHVEYETPNRHYAHIDCPGHADFVKNMITGAAQMDGAILVVSAADGPMPQTKEHVLLARQVGVPYIVVYLNKCDLVDDEELLELVELEARELLSKYDFPGDDVPVIRGSSLPAYNNPADPEASKCITELMEALDEYIPEPTREDDKPFLMAIEDVFSIEGRGTVATGRIERGVVKVGEEVEIIGLSAAPVKTTCTGVEMFRKEMTEGRAGDNVGCLLRGIKREDIQRGQCLAKPGSIKPHTKFEAEVYCLSKEEGGRHTPFFSGYRPQFYFRTTDVTGTANLIGAEMCMPGDNVKVEVEMHKPIAMDDGVRFAIREGGRTVGSGVVTKILS
- a CDS encoding MBL fold metallo-hydrolase; protein product: MELHCLGTAGYHPNETRHTSCYFLPADGIVLDAGSGFFRLPELIQTDSLDVLLSHCHLDHVFGLTFLLDVLYQRPVQNVRIWGESEKLAAVREHLFSELVFPVPLAAHWHPIDETPQFHVGEVMVSWRAQDHPGGSVGYRLDWPGEPVRDPGKEPSSGPRRMLYLTDTVGATDAEFVSWASGADLMLHECNFRDSSQELAKKTGHSFASRVGEVARLTRPKKLLVGHVNPLDPTPETMLGEIASGFAGEIEMAHDKRCVKF
- a CDS encoding IS4 family transposase, which encodes MKVLDNAQWVEEHFSNCDLGDPRRNKRLQTVAKNMLDAPDQSLCKQNTKWSDLKAAYGLFNRPEATLDSIASSHWNKTRDTKPGRYLLISDTTDIDHFSHKATTGLGMLGSGVGRGFQLHNCLMYDCDNEQIVGEAGAILFKRKHVPKDETRTQRLKRYRESSLWGDLVDRIGPSPEGSQWVHVFDRGGDSFETMCHIVRTGDDWVIRASRLSRKVIDNRGEKVSLRQAVGNAMRVGTYELSLRSRPGVKARTATMEILVAEATFPRPSQVSPKIRSFGIEEITMNVVVVREVNAPKGVSSIEWVLLTSLPAATLEDAWQVVSDYENRWLIEEYHKVLKSGCNLEGHSLRSADRLEAQIALTSVIGVRLFQLKLVGRNDQTAKARNRIPHAWLRCLAVYRPKLKLTKLTVYEFFRQVANLGGFIGRKSDGEPGWHTIWYGFQKLQLLVAGMELADTKKA